CCATGCCGAAAAATGCTCCGAAAAGCACATTTACCTGCCGCAGGGCAGTTGCATAAGAAAGCTCTATCATTGTCAGACCATATCTGTATGAAGTGAAAGAAGCAAACACAACAATCCCCGCCAGAACAACCCACTTAACATCTTTACGTACCTTACTGATTTTAAGCTCCCCACTCCGTCTTGAGTAGAGAAATAAGAAAAAAGTCATGAAAACCGACATCGAATATACATACAAAATGAAATTACCCTGAGAAACACCCTTCTTGTCCATCAGAGCCCCGAAAGAATATAGAAACGCAGCCAGCAGAGCGAATAAAACTCCCCTGCCCAACTTAACCCCTCCCCCTTTTATACGGTTAAGAACGATTGTGCCTAAAATAGTCAAAATAACTCCGGCAACACCTACTGCGGTCAAATCCTCTTTAAGAAATATTACCGCCCATATCAAAATAAAAAACGGTGATGATGTCGTGATAGGATAAACAAGAGACACGTCAGCATAGCGGTAGGACGTAGAAACAGAAAGGTGATACCCCGTGAAGAAAAGAGCAGCTATAAAGGCACTTAAAACCACACCACCATTGAAATACAAGTAATCAGAAAATATTAACGGATATAACAGAGTGAAAAAAGTTATATTAATAAGATGCATATAGAAATTAAACGCATATTTGTTTTCTGATTTTTTCAGAAGCATATTCCATAAGGAATGGGACAGAGCGCTGAAAATAATAAATATAAACCCGATCATTACCTCTCCTTATCAGGGATTATTCAAGTAAAAAATTTCGTATTTGAAATAACGTCTTTTTATGTTTTTAGCTTATTTAATTATCACACCTACAAACATATTGGTCAAGTATAAACTATTGCTAAATAGCTTTATTTGAGCATAATAACATCAAAACAGCACATACACTATTTAATACATAAGTGCACACTGTATACAATTTCATTATTGACAAGAGGAGCAACCGATGCTAAAAAATAAACAGTGTTTAAAATATGAGACCATAAATTGAGGAGGCATTTCAATGGGACTTAAAGATGTACTTAAGAAAAAAATTGATGAGCAACGTCCTAGAACCACTAAACTGGTTAAGGAATTCGGTGATGTTAAAGTAGGAGAATACACTATCGCACAGACTATCGGTGGTGGCAGAGGGATCAAATCTCTCGTAACAGACATCTCTTACCTTGACCCAATGGAAGGGATCCGTTTCCGCGGAATGACTATCCCGGAAACATTCGCAGCTCTCCCAAAAGTTCCAGGGTCTGACTACCCCTATGTTGAAGGCTTTTGGTATCTGCTTCTCACAGGCGATGTTCCTACTGTCGAGCAGACACAGGAAGTTGTCGATATGTGGAAAGAGTACGCTCAGGTACCTCAATACGTTATCGACATCCTCAGAGCTATGCCTAGAGATTCTCACCCTATGGCAATGTTCTCTGCTGCTATCGTTGCTATGCAGCGCGAATCAATATTCGCTAAGAACTACTCAGAAGGTAAATTCAACAAAATGACATGCTGGGAGGATATGTACGAAGACTGTAACATCCTCATGGCCAGACTTGCCCCTATCGGTGCATATATCTACAGAATGAAATACAAAGGCGACACACACATCCCTGCTGACCCATCACTGGACTTCGGTGCTAACTTTGCTCACATGATCGGACAGAGCAAAGAGTATATGGATGTTGCCAGAATGTACTTCATCCTTCACTCAGACCACGAATCAGGTAACGTATCCGCACACACAACACACCTTGTTGCGTCTGCACTTTCTGATGCCTACTACTCACTTTCAGCTGGTATTAACGGGCTTGCAGGTCCTCTTCACGGTCTTGCTAACGAAGAAGTTCTTCGCTGGACACAAAACTTCCTCGAAAAACTCGGCGGTGAAGTCCCTACAAAAGAAGGTCTTGAAAAAGCTCTCTGGGACACACTTAACAGTGGTCAGGTTATCCCTGGATACGGTCACGCGGTTCT
This window of the Denitrovibrio acetiphilus DSM 12809 genome carries:
- a CDS encoding citrate (Si)-synthase, translating into MGLKDVLKKKIDEQRPRTTKLVKEFGDVKVGEYTIAQTIGGGRGIKSLVTDISYLDPMEGIRFRGMTIPETFAALPKVPGSDYPYVEGFWYLLLTGDVPTVEQTQEVVDMWKEYAQVPQYVIDILRAMPRDSHPMAMFSAAIVAMQRESIFAKNYSEGKFNKMTCWEDMYEDCNILMARLAPIGAYIYRMKYKGDTHIPADPSLDFGANFAHMIGQSKEYMDVARMYFILHSDHESGNVSAHTTHLVASALSDAYYSLSAGINGLAGPLHGLANEEVLRWTQNFLEKLGGEVPTKEGLEKALWDTLNSGQVIPGYGHAVLRKTDPRYTSQREFCLNTPGLKDYPLFKLVALIFEVAPDVLLKHGKAKNPWPNVDAQSGVIQWYYGVTQYEFYTVLFGIGRALGVLANITWDRALGYAIERPKSVTTAMLEEVAGIK
- a CDS encoding DMT family transporter; amino-acid sequence: MIGFIFIIFSALSHSLWNMLLKKSENKYAFNFYMHLINITFFTLLYPLIFSDYLYFNGGVVLSAFIAALFFTGYHLSVSTSYRYADVSLVYPITTSSPFFILIWAVIFLKEDLTAVGVAGVILTILGTIVLNRIKGGGVKLGRGVLFALLAAFLYSFGALMDKKGVSQGNFILYVYSMSVFMTFFLFLYSRRSGELKISKVRKDVKWVVLAGIVVFASFTSYRYGLTMIELSYATALRQVNVLFGAFFGMVLFAEKMTINKALGTLIIMAGVVLIRVGM